CGCTGCATCGCTCCGCGGCAGTCGGATGTGTCTGCTCGGCCCTGCGCTGAGCCGGATCTGCTCGCTTCCCCCTGCTAACCATTTCTCGTTTGATTTCTAGGTTGTTTTCCTCCACTTCCCTGAGACCCCTCTTTCTCCTCAGCATGTCCCTCCTTGGCATCCTCTTGCTGGAGAGGTGGAAGCCCAGGTTCTTGTTTGACTTCTCAGGTAGGTAATGGAGCTAGTGACGCAGTTCTCATGGCCGCAGCCGGCCCTTTCCTGGCTCTCCTGGAGCCCTGTTCCTGCTGTAACCGCAGGCTTTGCCGCTGCTGCCTCTCGCCTGTTTGTGTCAGAGTACCAGCAGGTCCCCCCCGGGCAAGCCTTTGCCTGTGGAAAGCAGCGTGCCGAGCCCTCGAGGACTGACAGAATTGCTCGCAGCGCTGCGAGTAGTTCCTGGCGAGCATGACTAAGGGCGCCCAGGCTAGCGTGTCGGGGAGGCCGGTGACAGGGATGATGCAGTGTTTCTGCTGcatccttcctctcctgcaggTGTCACGGAGAACGAGCGTGTCAGCCCCGAGCTGGGGGAAGGAAACGGAGGGCTTGAATTACGCTGGTGCTAGTGAAGTGCCGCGTGGGCTCGCGCCCTAGAAGAGGCAGAGCGGCTGAGAGCCGCTTCCCCTGGCGGCAGGTAGCAGAGCGGGCGGTGAGGTCCGGGACAGTCGGCGTATTGTGCTGTGCTGCGCGGCACCTGGCCTCCAGCTAATCAGGGAGCCCAATCTGGCTTATCTCCCCCTTTTATTGAAGGGTCTTTGCCAACATCAGGCACAAAAGCAACGAGAGGAGTAGTCTCAGAGCGATGATGGGCACGGAAGGCTGCTGTCTGCTTCGAGTGCCTCCTTCActggagtttatttttaaacaactggACTTAGACCtgcccactgctgctgttcaAAGGCAGCTTGGGGCCCTCCATCcttgcccctctgctctggggAGGGTTTCTGAATGAAAGCCCCTCTATATGCGTGTTTGTAAGGTGCCCTTTATTTGACCTAGAAGGGTACTGACTTAAAGGGTGCTTTCACAGAAGTCCTGATAAGATTAGGTACGTTTCAGCTGTAGTCTCaaaactgtttgctttgtgtGGTTGAGGTAACTAGGCAGCCAAACTGGAATGGCCAATTTAATTTCCTGCTTATTcacattgtttttttaaggGAATAGTTTAAAGCCAACCCAAAACATCTCGCTTGAAACGTGGCCAGAAATGCAAAGGCTTGGTGTCCAGTACAGAATGGTGTTATTGAGGCAGGTAGGGGTAGAATCACTCCAGAAAGCACCAGGCCTGTAAAAGTTGTGCTGTCACAGAGGGAATAGGAAATCCGTACTGAAATCCGTTCGTGGGATACAGAGCAGCGAGGaatggaaacaacaacaaaccaaaaacaacaaaggcacaaaaaaaaaaaaagcaacgcACAAAGCCAGGAGTTCCACCAGGAGTTCCTGTGACACCAGCTCTGTAAGAAGTCAGTGCACatcctgctgagctgctcctcaGTGGTGCTCTTCCCTACGTTTCACTCCCTTCTGGCTccttgctgcttcccagctgctgaaagcaaagAACGGGGACGCCTTTCTGGCGTACCTGGCTAGGTCACGGCCCCAGTTTCGACAGAGTCCACTAGACCACGTTTCCCCAGCCTCCACAAGGAAGGAGCAGTGTTCTGCGTTCCTGCGGGGCCTCCTGTGGAATTGACCCTGCTAAATACTTAGGGGTTTTTGTGCGACTcccgctggagcagggctgtAGCGTTGTGGCTTTCCTCCTCAGCGCTTCCTGTAAGCCTTTCCAGGAGCATTTTGGAAGTAGGTCAGTACCACACTTTGAAGACCTGGCACGTCTATACACAAACCTCAGCTCGTGGCAGTTCTGCATGTCTCGGGTGACTGCTTATAACATCACTTCTGAAGGAATGCTAAAACCTCAGCATATATTTTGCAGTTACTCACGCTTTGTGATCGGGGGCATGCTAATAGCACTGAGATGCACAACCTTTACAGGTCCTGTCGGACAGGACTGCATATTTGCAGCCTGAATGCAGGGTATTTCCTCCATATGTAGTCACCACCGTGTGGGGTTCCACCTAAATATTGTGCAGGGACTTGGGAAGCaactcctgttttctcctgagATAGCTATCAAGCAGGGATGGTTTTCATAGCCCTGTTGTTCAGCAGCTGTGGTTCAGTGAGAGTTTAGCGTAGAAGAGCTCCAGCGATGGCTGCGTTGCAGTTGAATGCTGGTACTCCTTAAAAAGGGCCCCTGCTTTCTAGCTGAAGTGTACGCGCGGATGAAGAATGCTGCCTGGGGAAGCGTTGAAAACCTGTGGGAGCCAAGGAATCCATCGGCGACGATTTGTCGGTACCACCGTGTAACTTAAACTCCTGCGTGGCTGGCTGCTCTCTCCCAGCGGAGTCTGGTGTGTGTCAAGCGGTTCGTATTAATCCGCAGCCCGCTGCGAAATGCTGACAGCAAGGTTTCAGCCGGGTATTGACGGGGGGAGGCCAGCTGGGCGTTCTGCTCGCTGGCCTGATCGTACTGCGGCTAGGCGGTGTTGCAGCACGGGTTGGAGTTAAGCCTTACCTAAGCAAGCTCCGGGTTTGTGGTGGTTGTAGTGTTCCTCCAGCTGGGCAGCGGGCAGGTTACGCTCTTGCAGGAAGCAAGGTGCTGCCGGCTTTAATGACAGGGAGGTTAAATCACGTGAGCGCTCTGCAGCCCGCTGAAACGCTCTGCAGCTCCCCAAAGTCTCTCTGAAGCCTTCGGAAGCGGTTGAGAACCGTTTCGCTCCCTCTGCTGGCATATTTTGGATGGCTCGGACTAAGGCAGGCGGTGTGAGAGGAGGGGAGCTCTGTGCCACCCTGCTCGCTGTGTGCCCGTCCAGCGGGGAGCGGCGAGCATCCCCGCGCCTCGTTCGGTAGCTGGTACAACCGGCGTAGCCAGCGGTCGCAGCTGGGCCGATGCCAAATGTAATTTCTTCGGTGCTTTATTGCAGATGAAAGATGAGGCTTTGAGATACGGCTGGATCGCTGCGCGCTGCCATTAAGCAGCTTTAGACTCCCGCGCGCAATAACAGAGCACAGCAGCGGCGGTTGCGAGAGAGAAGCAAGTGCCCCATAGGGGTGCAGCTGCATCCGTGAGGCTCTTTTCTCACGCAGAGGCCGTAAGCCTGCTGTGAGCAGTGCTTTTTGGCTGCCTGGGCAGCCACGCCGGGCAGTCACGGGCAGGGGAGCGGCTGGGCAGCCCGGGCTGAGGGCGGTTGAGTCCCTCTCGTCAGGCCCGATTACTGGAAATCTGGGTCACTGGAGATCTGGTCACTCCTCCCCTCTGCGGATGGCCTCCCGCTCCACTGCACCGGTGCAGTGCCTGCGGCGATAGGAGGAGTCTGGCATACTTGGCCCGGCGTCCTCCGCCTTGGGAAAATGGTGACGGGGCCGCTTTCCTTGGGGAAGTCGCTGCCGCTCTCGGGCCTGTCGCCTGCTGATGGCTCCAGGGAGGCTCCAAACCCCTTTTTGCTCACGTCGCGTTTTTCAGCCCTTGTTGTGTGGACCTTGAGAGGCCTTCACAACATCGCCAAGGCCTTGCTGTGGGGATCCTCATAAAGattctgctgctggaagaaCTCTGGGCCCTGTACGTCCTTAGACGCTCGTCGTCAGGACACCCAAATCCACAGGCAGCCAGGCTCGTGAGTCCCAGTTGTCCTAGAaatatttgggatttttttttcccctgtacatCTAGAAGCAGAGCATAATCACGTGTGACCTCTGCCATTGAAGCACCGCTCCTCCCTTCAGCGCTGCGTGGAGCCCCTGTTTGATCGTTGCTGGGCTGGACGCAGAGAGGAATGGGAGAAGCTTTCTTATCCAGACCTAGCAGGGTAGTTATATCCGTGCCTTGCTGGCACAGAGGGCTGTCAGGAGACAAAAGAGCCCTAAAATTAGATAATTATGCACGAGGCTGCTATTTGGTACTTAATTCCACGGGaaagggcagaggcagcagggagatCTCTGGCATTTGTACGCAGCATCGTGCCAGGGACTGTGGTCTGGTCAGAGGGAAAGGCAGCTCCGCGTGGAGCTCCGGGGAGGGAGCTGACATGCTGCCCAGCTCAGGGATGGTGCTGGCAGTCCTGTGTGGATGACAAGGGCTGGGCAGCTGCAGTTGTCTTCAGGGATGGCTCCGCATCCCAAGGGGACGGCGCTGCCCAGGCGTGTGGGGCTTCAGACTTCACTGAAGCCTGCACGGTGCAAACTCCAAGCCAGTGATTCCTGCTCGCTTGAGAGCACGGAGAAGGTCCCCAGGGTGCGTCCCTGGCTAAAGGCGATACgtttccagctgtgctctgctcgAGTGGTAAAAatgtcaggttttatttttcacttggcTGACCGATCTCTGTTCTCCCTACAGCACAGCCATCGGAGgagccaggaggggacaggTAAGCTCAGTAACGCGCTCCTTGGTGAAAGGGGAGAGTGGAGATGCCTTCACTCAGTGCGGTGATCTCACCTGCCCTCTTTGCTGTTGTCAGTAGACTGCATGGCTCCTTCTGTGAAACGTTGGTAGCGGTTTCTCCCGCACTGGCGGCTGGTTAGCAGCTCAGGAGCCACAGCTGGAGACTCGGGGGAAAGTTAATGTTCTCGAAGTAGCAATAAAGCTCAGGTGCTTCTGATGTTAGGACCTCTCAGGTTTCTTTCCTGGATCTATCCTGGACTGTTTTAAGAATCCTCCAGAGAGAAGGAAATCCCTGAGACTGACTTTTGCAGGCTCTGAGTGCTGCCTGTGGCAGCGTAGCTTGCAGCCCATGCTTGGCCGCGGTTCCGGGTCTGAGCACTGCACTTCCCTCACCTCGGACTTGGTGCCAGAGAAGGCCACGTAACTGGTTCCACCTCCAGCGCTTCCGTCTGTGTGGCTTGGagcaaaaactgctgtgcaTCTTGGGCCTGTGGCATGGGGATGCTGTGGCATGGTGTCTGCTGCTTGGCTCAGCTGCCTCTTGGCTCTCTTCCTGGGTAAAAGCAAAACGCGTACAAATCAAGCGTCTTCCAGAGTTCAGCTGCAGATGCAGTCGGTATTGCCAAGCCTCGGGTAGGGATCTCCACTTCCCTGTGCAGCTGTACCCCCAAACCAAGCAGATCGTGTTCAAAGGTTGTCTTCTTGCTCTTGTCTGTCTCTAGTGAGGGGGTGACTTCAGGGGCACAGCCTCACCTGCTCAGTGTCCCTGAGCTGTGCCACTGCCTGGCAGAGAGCTGGGTCACCTTCAGGCTGTACCTGCAGGAACTGCTACAGTACAAGAGGCAAAATCCTGCCAAGGTAAGCTGGAGATACCTACTCTTCTGTGCAGgggcttttctttccattgcctAGGAGGTGGAGGAATGTCAAATCAATGTTTTTACAATTGCTATCCCTGCTTAACGTTTGCTGTTCCTTCCTTTCAGACTCTGTGCCACGGGAAGCTTAAATAACGAGTAATTGGCTTCCAGTGTTTGTAAACTGGAGCAGAACTCAGTGCCTTCTGTGAATGGCCAACTAGacttattttgatttcttagTGTGCAAAGAAAGCTCTTAgactgggaggaggaggaagaaaggggagcCTCCAGGCTCTGCCCCTCTCGTAGGCTCCACTCAACCCTTTAAGCTGGTCCTGCCTATTTGGCAGACTGTAGCTAGCCCAGCCCACATGCAGCAGTGCTCCCGAGTGCATGGAAACTTGTCATGAGCCACGATGGCTGTGACGTGCCGTTTGGAAAAGGTTTGTAGACAAGAGTTACCTTAGCACAAAAATAGGACAGCTGAGCCACGAGGATTATGTCGAATTGCTGGGGTGCAGTGCGCCAGGAGTGGGTTTTTGTCTCTGTTGATTGCTCTGCTGTTAAAACGCTGTCCCAACGACAGCTGGTAGGGGACTGCGACCGTAGGAAGCAAAGCCCTTAGAGGGCCCTAGCTTTTGTAGGGCCTCTGCGTTATGAACAAACCTCTTTATTGCTGGATGTAGCCAGGATCTTAACCCGTACCCTGGCGTGCAGGGTGCCTGTTCTCCCTTCTCCCCGTCCCCAGGAGAATGCAGGACAAGCCGGCAGGGCTGCGCCATTATGCTTCCACTTTTTCCAGAGGAGGAAGAGCCTGGCCTGGTGGGAGTGTGGGTTCTGCCGCTGCTTTTGCCAGCTGGTTTATTGCATAGCAGTGGCACGTCATCTGGTGACTCCGTAACAGCTTTCCCGGCTCTGTCAGGACAGCACGggcttttctgaaaatgctgaactCTGCAGAGGAGATGTGCTCTAAAATGCCAGTTTGTGATATCCCACCCTAGCCTCGAGGAACACCGTTTAGTTCAGAAAGAAGCGTCCAATAAAGTTTTGAATCATTTTACTGGGGTCTCGGGTTACCTTGGTCTTTCTGTGCTTGAACCTCTAATGCTTACAGCTTAACCCAACCAGCCTGTCCGAGTTGTGACAACCAGCGTTTGAATGTGCTCAGTGCAAGGCTGGGCAAGAGCACAAACAGTTTTAACGGCTtttggcaggggcaggaggggagggctggTGTGCTGACTTTGTAAGGAGCATCCCTCTCTCTGCTCTAGCTGGGTTTCCTGCACGGGTTGCGCAGATGTCTCTCTGCCTCTTGTCACTTCTCTTTGttcctctcttccttcagtTCTGCATGAGTGTCTGTTCAGGCTGCCTGATTCTGGCTGTAGTTGGACACTATGTTCCAGGCATAATGATCTCCTACATCATTTGTGAGTATAAGCAGCTCTCCCTTGTGACTTAAGCTGAAACATGACCTAACTGTGCTGTTGATTCTCTGGTAGAAACGTCCGTGTGGTTTTCTCGCGGGCATCTGCGCTAGATGACAAATCAATACAAGCAGGGAGCTCTGGGAAGTCTCGCTGTAGGTGTGTGCATGCAGTACAACTGCAAAGGCAGGAGAGGGAGCCACCATTAAAACattgctttcctcttcttctaCCCACGGCGCTGTGCTGATGAGGTCCtagagaagcagaaagctgcagtttCTCGTTCCCTAGAGTGGGCAGATCCATACCGAgagtttttaaagaaactgcatGCTTAGCAAATAAGGCTTTTTTAACTGCAGTATGATTCCCTGCTAACTCTGAAGATGGTTCAGGTGCTCTGCTGCTAGCGCATCTATATAcgagctctgtgctgctcccctTCTAAAGGTTTCAGTGATTTTCGGTTGTAAATGCCCCATTTCAGGGCCTTTGTTGCACGTTTGGGCTGAGCCACAGTGGCTGAAGTGGAGGGCTTGTGCTTCACCTCAACAAAAATCTGTATCGCAACATGAAGGAGGACAGGGATTGGTTAAGGAAACCTGTCTAATTAAGCTGCTTTGGAATGAGTAAGAATAGCCAAGGGTGAGGGTTTCAGGCAGTCAGATGGAAAGCAGATCCCATTCAGCTGCGCTTCCCGCGATGCAGAGTTGCTGGCGCCCTGTGAATTTGCTGCGTTGTGCTTGGTCTGTTTCACACTCCCTGCGTCCTGTGTTTGCAGTGCTCAGCATTCTTCTCTGGCCGTTGGTGGTCTATCACGAGCTGATCCAGAGGATGTACACGCGATTGGAGCCTGTCCTGATGAAACTGGACTACAGTATGAAGGCAGAGACGCTGCACCACAAGCATGAGAAGAAGAGTAAGGACTCACCTTCCCTCTGACTCCTCCTGGCACTGTGCTCCCAGGGTGGAGCCCTAGCAAAGGGACAAGGGGAGAGCATGTCCGGCAACAGTTTGTGTTGAAAGGCTACAACAGAGCAGGGGAAAACAGGCTGAAACTTGAGGGTCTGGGGGAGAGTAACTGGGCGGGTAAGTGCCCGTTGTCCTGGGAACAGCAAACTAGAGCAGcaaattttaattgtttctaGGAACTCTTAGGTTCTGGGAAACCCGCATGGTTTTACAGAGAAGTAGTGGGTGAGTGATGTATAAAAAATTCTTTCAGTCTCATGGaaagcctttcttcttttcctcagagcGCCAAGGGAAGAGTGAGCCTGCAGCAGGTGATGAGCCAACGGCAGAGACGGAGAGCGAGAGTGAGGCAGAGCTGTCAGGCTTCTCCCCAGTGGtaagagcacagcagagctaTGCAGGAACCAGCCCCTCCTCTCTGGGCTGGTGCACGTTGAGGACCAAGGTGTGGTCCGACTGCAGCCACAATATTAAACAGCAGAGCAACAAGTCACTTGAAGAATCCCGAGGGAGAAGGCTGCTGGCCTGATGAAGGGGCACTGTCTCCAATCCGGGTGTTGAGAATTTAGTGTCCCAGGGCTGGTGAGGCAGCATGGGGGGAGCAATGCTCCAGGCACCTGCAGACCTGCAGAATTGCCTTGATGCTTATGCTTCACGCTCGGAGAAGACAGAAGTCTCCTGAAGAAATCAGCTGCCCTGTGTCATGTGCAGGAGGCTTCCCTTCTGCTCACCACTAGAAAAAGAAGATGAGCAGTGCTAGAGCAGTCTTACGCAGTCCCCTGCTCTCAACTCAGACTGGGTGGGACCCTTCTATGCATGCACCACAGAAATGGGCCCAGTGTCTGCCTTTGCAGGAGTTCTGGGCATGGAGCTGTGAGGTGGGAAGCTTTAGCTTCCAAAGGAATGCAGATACTTGAACCACTGCTACGTGTAGAAGACTTCTTTGGGCCTAGTGTGAAAGTAAGAGGGAAGGGGTATTTTGCTCTTTGGCGTTGCCATGAGAAGGATTGAAGCTTTCTGATACTCCTGCAGGATGATCCCATCTTGTTCTGGCTCTTTCAGGCTCTTCACTGAGAGCAGGCAAAGCTTCAGGCAATGAATTACTGCGGGAAAGCCAGTGATTTAAGATTGACCTTCGCTGGCAATGCAGTGAGCGCTTTGCCCAGATCCCTCCTGCTATCATACTGTCCCCGCGCAGAGTCTTTCCAGCAAAAGCCTTCCGCCTGGAAGCTCTGGTTTGCACTGGTAGTCACACATCCAGGAACTTGTCCCTCTTTCATCCCATGCAGGTGGATGTGAAGAAAACTGCCCTGGCACTGTCGATCACAGATTCTGAGCTCTCTGATGAGGAGGCTTCCATCCTGGAGAGCGGGGGGCTTTTCTGTCTCAAGGGCTACCACCCCACAGCTGACGGATGTTTCTGAAGGTATATGACGGGACATTTtgctgcctcccttcccctggGTGTCCTGTCCCACAACAACTGTTCCTCTGAATGGGAGGACAGGGAGAGAACCCAGCTATTTGCAGGGGGATTTCCCTGAGCCCCTGTGTTTTAGTGGAGTGCTCTAGGTGCAGTGTGAGGCGGGGAAGCTGGTCTTCCCTCGGCACAGAGCACGtagaacagactgaaaaaagagAACGCTGTAGGTGAGTTGTGCCACTAGGAGAAGGGAGTAACTGCAGACGccttcctgctgtgctcccagagctgggagaaggcttaaaaacaagcaagcccTAATGTGTCAGCTGGGAGAAGGTAGATGGGAGATGTCAGTGCTCTGGGTCAAGACAAGGTGACCCGTGCCTTAATGCTGATGTTAATGCTGGTGCCTTCCAGACCTGGATCAGCAGAGTCTGCACAGTGAGCCAGAGGAGTCGTTTTCCAAGGACCTGGCAGAGTTTCCCTCCGTGGAAGAATATCATTCCAGAGATCTGGGACCACAGAGCGATGAAGATGCGTTTGGTGTGCCTCTGGGTCCCGAGCTTGCCCACAGCTGCCCGTGAGCTGGACTCGGCAGAGAAGGAGGCTGCGGACTCCGACCTCTCCATCCTTCGCCTCGCGTCTCCTCTCCATTTTGTAAATACGCACTTCAACGGGAGCGGGCAAGTGGCAGGAGGCAACGCGGAGCCAGAGACTGTCCCTGCGCCGGGCCTGGGCATCTGCATTGACACGCTGAGCGAGGAGATCGTCACCACTGCCATTACCACGGCGGTGCAGAACAccctctctgccctgctgcgGTCCTCGGAGGCCAGCGAGGGGCCCTCCATCTCTGAGTTCCTCCCCACTGAGCCCGAAGAGAAACTGAGCTTCCAAGCACAGCTGTCAGAGACCGAAGCGGTGGAGACGGAGACAGCAGCTTCACCGGAGGACGAGGAGGAAGCGGAAGACTTTGAGCTACTGGATCAGAGGGAGCTGGAGCAAATGGATGTAGAGCTGGGGCTtggggaggagcaggaagcTCAAGAGTCTCCTGCTGCTCCGGCTCCGGCTTCCCCCTCTCCCGCACTCGCTGAGCTGCCAAAGCAAGGAGACGAGGAGGAGGCAGTGATGACAGCAGCGTCTATGTCTTAGGTCTTCTTCACGCGTCCCCTTTATCTCCATCGTCcctggaaagaaggaagagctCACGTGGCGAACGCGCAGCGGGTTTTAGATGTTTGTGTTGACGGGGATGGAAACGCGTCAGTGTTAATGTGCTGTGTCTGGAATAACGAATCCCTTCCATCCTTCTAGAGCCCGGCCTTCGCTGGCTGAGCGGGAGACGCCCCTGCCCCGCCGCTGGGGAGGAGCCGGCTCCTAGAAGCCTTACGCCACAATCGAAACACCAACCCCAGCAAACGCTTCCTAGTAATGGTGCAGTATTTTGGTCTGTCTTCTGTTTGTCTTTCGTTTTGCACGCAGAGTACTGAGCTAGCTGTAGCTGCTGCTAATACCCAAATCCCCAGTAGGACATATGCAATCTTATTTTATTGGGTTTTTAAATGGCTAAAAgtgtaaataattttaactcCCATTGGTTTAGTTtggggggagggatggggagcacCGTCAGACACGGCTCTCAGGGGCTAGGGGAGGGCAAGGGGTCTTCGGAGGGCAGGGCGGAGCAGCAAGGGGACGGAAGCAGCTGGGCGCTGTGAAGCGGAGGGACCCCTTCTGCAACCTGGCGGCATCTTTCGTATCACTGCTGGAGCACGGCGTCGGGCGATACCTGTCTTTCCCTGTCTGATCTGAGTTGTGCTACTGGGTGGCTGTGGAGTTTTTGCAATCAATGAAATTCACTCCTGGCCCCGTTCCGTGCTGCAGTTTCTTCCTGCCGCCGCCCCCCTCGTGCGTCCCTCCTGTCCCAGgcccctcaccctgctggccgGCCAAGCTCCCTTTGCCTCCGCAGCCCTTCCTTGCTGGGTCGGCCACCTCGGCACGGCACCTGAAGGCTGGGAAGCGCCTCGAAGAGATGCCGGGAGCTCGGTTACGAGGGAGAGGATGGGAGCTTTGGGGCTGGGGCGGAAtgaatgggggggggggcaggggaagggagggggaaggaagggggacaGGGGGGGAACCCCCCGATATTTAAAGCAAGAAGAAGCCCTCTCCATGGGGCAAAACCCCTCCGGCCGCGGATTGGGGGTGGGTTGGGGATGCTCGGCACTTCGacccccagcctgggcaggaccccccccaccccctccggcggggtctgggggctgcagggggggggggggcccagcGGTACCCTCTGCGGCAGCCTGGCGGGGTGGTGGTGAAGGGTGACcgatggcaggaggaggaggacaccGGCGGGACGCGGGCAGgaccccgcggggccgccccgtgACCGCGCGGGGGTGGCGCCGGGCGCGTCCCCGCCCCGCGTGACGCCGGCACGGAAACGGCTCGGGGCCGCCATGGA
This is a stretch of genomic DNA from Cygnus atratus isolate AKBS03 ecotype Queensland, Australia unplaced genomic scaffold, CAtr_DNAZoo_HiC_assembly HiC_scaffold_194, whole genome shotgun sequence. It encodes these proteins:
- the LOC118252601 gene encoding LOW QUALITY PROTEIN: reticulophagy regulator 2 (The sequence of the model RefSeq protein was modified relative to this genomic sequence to represent the inferred CDS: deleted 2 bases in 2 codons): GSARFPLLTISRLISRLFSSTSLRPLFLLSMSLLGILLLERWKPRFLFDFSAQPSEEPGGDSEGVTSGAQPHLLSVPELCHCLAESWVTFRLYLQELLQYKRQNPAKFCMSVCSGCLILAVVGHYVPGIMISYIILLSILLWPLVVYHELIQRMYTRLEPVLMKLDYSMKAETLHHKHEKKKRQGKSEPAAGDEPTAETESESEAELSGFSPVVDVKKTALALSITDSELSDEEASILESGGFSVSRATTPQLTDVSEDLDQQSLHSEPEESFSKDLAEFPSVEEYHSRDLGPQSDEDAFGVPLGPELAHAARELDSAEKEAADSDLSILRLASPLHFVNTHFNGSGQVAGGNAEPETVPAPGLGICIDTLSEEIVTTAITTAVQNTLSALLRSSEASEGPSISEFLPTEPEEKLSFQAQLSETEAVETETAASPEDEEEAEDFELLDQRELEQMDVELGLGEEQEAQESPAAPAPASPSPALAELPKQGDEEEAVMTAASMS